The following coding sequences are from one Rutidosis leptorrhynchoides isolate AG116_Rl617_1_P2 chromosome 11, CSIRO_AGI_Rlap_v1, whole genome shotgun sequence window:
- the LOC139876995 gene encoding small ribosomal subunit protein uS13z/uS13y/uS13x, whose protein sequence is MSLVANEDFQHILRVQNTNVDGKQKIMFAMTSIKGIGRRFANIVCKKADVDMNKRAGELSNAEIDNLMTIVANPRQFKIPDWFLNRKKDYKDGKYSQVTSNALDMKLRDDLERLKKIRNHRGLRHYWGLRVRGQHTKTTGRRGKTVGVSKKR, encoded by the exons atg AGTTTAGTTGCAAATGAAGATTTTCAGCACATTCTTCGTGTGCAAAACACAAATGTTGATGGAAAGCAAAAGATTATGTTTGCAATGACGTCAATTAAAGGTATTGGACGTCGTTTTGCAAATATTGTTTGCAAAAAAGCTGATGTAGATATGAACAAAAG GGCCGGAGAACTCTCGAATGCCGAGATTGACAATCTGATGACAATTGTTGCGAACCCAAGACAATTTAAAATCCCAGATTGGTTTCTTAACAGAAAGAAGGATTACAAGGATGGCAAGTACTCTCAAGTCACATCTAATGCACTCGACATGAAACTCAGGGACGATCTTGAGCGTTTGAAGAAGATCAG gAATCATCGTGGTCTTCGTCACTACTGGGGTCTGCGAGTACGTGGACAGCACACAAAGACCACTGGCCGTAGGGGTAAGACTGTTGGTGTCTCCAAAAAACGATAG
- the LOC139874659 gene encoding increased DNA methylation 1-like: protein MVIDLLFLDRFIYSKLQKIVGVRMQIQDGFSWTLLKPFNLQKDLETKRHVMIECNAKLGIAFEVMDECFQPVYHDRRNKRNMIKDIICNCDVSKAPLSSMSLILKSLKGMGRPWLYIFVTISFVKLSIRSNYKRLNFSGFYTVILEREDEIVAAATIRVHGNKLAEMPFFGTRNLYRGQGMARRLLNSVESILFTVGVKELVVVAIPDVVKMWKVGFGFKPLEASMRRDIKPMGLVMFEGKPILQKRIPPTTNKDLSVR, encoded by the exons ATGGTAATTGATCTTTTGTTTCTTGATAGATTTATTTATAGTAAGCTCCAAAAGATTGTTGGAGTCAGGATGCAAATTCAAGATGGGTTTTCTTGGACTCTCTTAAAGCCTTTTAATCTTCAAAAAGATCTCGAAACAAAGAGACATGTCATGATCGAATGCAATGCTAAACTAGGTATTGCATTTGAAGTTATGGATGAGTGTTTTCAACCCGTTTATCATGACAGGCGAAATAAAAGAAATATGATCAAGGATATCATATGCAACTGCGA CGTATCAAAAGCACCTCTGTCAAGCATGTCATTGATTTTAAAGAGCCTAAAAGGCATGGGTCGGCCT TGGCTATATATATTTGTTACAATCTCATTTGTTAAACTATCAATCAGGTCAAACTATAAGCGCCTTAATTTTTCTGGGTTCTACACGGTGATCTTGGAAAGAGAGGACGAAATTGTTGCAGCAGCAACTATAAG GGTTCATGGAAACAAGCTAGCAGAAATGCCTTTTTTTGGAACTCGTAATCTTTATAGGGGTCAAGGAATGGCTCGTCGTCTTCTAAATTCAGTTGAATCT ATTCTTTTTACTGTTGGTGTCAAGGAGCTGGTAGTTGTTGCCATTCCTGATGTTGTAAAAATGTGGAAAGTTGGGTTTGGTTTCAAGCCACTAGAAGCATCCATGAGGCGGGATATAAAACCGATGGGCTTAGTTATGTTTGAAGGAAAACCTATCCTTCAAAAGAGAATTCCTCCAACCACAAACAAAGATTTGAGCGTGCGTTGA